A region of the Streptomyces sp. Mut1 genome:
CCCGGGCTCTGATCGAGAAGTACGTGGGGGACTTGCGGTCTCTGGATCTGATCTAGTACACCGGGTCTGATCCAGTACCGCACCGTCGCGACCGTGTCGCCCGTCGCCCGATCGGCTCGGGCGACGGGTTCCGGCCCCGAACACCGATGTCCAGTCGTCCCGGAACACATGGGCAGCGGGACGTCGCCATAAAATATACCTTTGCGAAGGTTTTTTCTCTGAACGGAGAATCCGTGTGACTCAGGGGCGTGCAATCCGTACCCGGGAACAGGTGCTCGACGCAGCGGCGGAGGAGTTCGCCGCGCATGGCTACATGGGGACGACGCTGCTCGACGTGATCCAGCACACCGGTATGACCAAGGGTGCGCTGTACGGGCATTTCTCCTCGAAGGAGGATCTGGCGGTGGCGCTGATCGAGGAAGCCGGGGCCGAGCTGAGCGCACGCGCGGCGCGGACCGGCGGGTCCGGCACGGCGGCGGTGCGCACGTTGCGGGAGACCGTGCTCGGTCTTGCCCGGCACCTCCGCCAGGACAGACGGGCCCGGTCCGCGCTGCGGCTGGCGGTGGAGACCCCCCATCTGGACCGGCACGACATTGGGCTCGTCCAGCGGATATGCCTGCCGCTGACCCGGGCCGTCACACAGGCCCAGGCCGGTGACGGGGGCATGGGCGGGTACCCGCCGGAGGCCGTGGCCCGCCTGTTGGTATCGGCCTTCTTCGGGGTCCCCCATCCCGTGCCGCACGACGACGCCGACGCCGGGCGGCGGTTCGACGACCTGTGGGCAGCCGTGTCCGGGCCGCAGAAGGACGAGCACACCTCCAGCCGGCGGGAGCCCTGAAGTGCCGGCCCCCGCCCTGCCGGCCACCCCGCTCCGGCCCGGAAGACGGGCGGGCCCGGCCAAGGACGACGACGGCTGCCCGAACGGCCGGTCAGGAGCTGTCCCCGAGGAGCCCGGCGCCGACCGCCGGCGCGGGCGGGGCCAGGACAGCGGTACGGGGGTGCAGCGCCCGCGCACGCGGCAGCCGCGCCATCAGTTCCGCCGAGCCGCCCACGACGACGGGATGTCCCACCTCCGCCAGCATCGGCAGATCGGAGAGGTGGTCCCCGTACGCGTAACACCGCGCCGGGTCCACGTCGGGACAGCGCCGCAGCGCGTCACGGACCGCCGCCCGCTTCGCCTCCCCGATACAGGGATCGCCCACGAGCCCGCCGGTCAGCACGCCGTCCCGGGTCGCGGGGACCGAGCACAGCAGGCGCGCCGCCCCCACCTCGGCGGCGATGGGCGCGAGCACCGCGGGGAACGATCCGGACACCAGGATCACCGTGTCCCCCGCGTCGCGGTGCAGTTCCAGCGCCCGGCG
Encoded here:
- a CDS encoding TetR/AcrR family transcriptional regulator, translating into MLDAAAEEFAAHGYMGTTLLDVIQHTGMTKGALYGHFSSKEDLAVALIEEAGAELSARAARTGGSGTAAVRTLRETVLGLARHLRQDRRARSALRLAVETPHLDRHDIGLVQRICLPLTRAVTQAQAGDGGMGGYPPEAVARLLVSAFFGVPHPVPHDDADAGRRFDDLWAAVSGPQKDEHTSSRREP
- a CDS encoding HAD family hydrolase, coding for MGGAGAVGGAVNRPARLVFSDVDETLIAEKSMFDFLAYYFGGTDGARGARLAARVRRDLSRRTAAGASREAMNRLYYRTWEGEPAARVARWARAWYAERSRAPGFYLADVRRALELHRDAGDTVILVSGSFPAVLAPIAAEVGAARLLCSVPATRDGVLTGGLVGDPCIGEAKRAAVRDALRRCPDVDPARCYAYGDHLSDLPMLAEVGHPVVVGGSAELMARLPRARALHPRTAVLAPPAPAVGAGLLGDSS